DNA from Macadamia integrifolia cultivar HAES 741 chromosome 12, SCU_Mint_v3, whole genome shotgun sequence:
TTAGTTTGGGTGATGGAACGGGAAAGTTGAGAGAAGACGGAGAAGATGGTGTCTTCGGTTTTGTGAGCATTTTCTTTAGGCACTTCCCAGGCGCTCCATTCCAACCCAACCAACCCCCACACCCTCCTTTTCTCTCGCGCATTTTGGCTATTAAACCTAGATCACCTCCAACCCCTACAGCTTGCATCTGACAGCTTGGGAATGGATCGCACCCCAATGCCCTCCGTACCATCGGATGTGCAACAAAGGGATTGAATGATTGGAGAGGATCCTAAAGCTTTACTCGACCCCGAAAAAACAAAAGTGATTACCAGACAAAAATGTACGCTCCCTCACAATTCACTTCCTCACGAGTAAATTGGGACCCAAGTCCTCTCCAATGTGCATCGAACAGCTGATAGAACCCAAGCATGCACCCTAGCATTAGATGTGTGTTTGGTGCATTGAAGAGGATCTGGTTCCAATGAATtgttaaaccccccccccccccacctatTTTGAAGATTTGAAAGAGGGAATCCTTCTTCGCCAAGTTTGTACACGGGTGTAAGAGGGACCTGAGGGAACCCTCttcctttcattttattttgattgaagaggaagaaatggaagaaTACCATGACATATGGAATTTTGTCACAGGAAAAGGCTTTACACATTGTTGTGCATGTCGATCCCTTCCCTATTGCCATTCACTAGATTGGATGGAATTGAAAGTTTACAAATATCTCTTCCTTCATGGGTTCTGGTGCTTGAATGAGACTTCAGAAATAACGCGAATGGCACTTTGAACATTCTTCATTTATGAGAGAGTAAATCCCAAGGCATCAGCTCACAAATAAAATTGTAGTCCAAAacattcaaaaattcaaaacagTACGAGAGAATTTTATACATGACTATAAGGTTGTCAATttagaaccaaaatcaaaaccggccatttcaaatcaaactgaatttcttttttttttttaaattgaaatttcacTGGTCTTGATTCGGTTATCagtttgaattgaattgaactaAATGAAATGTAACCTATATGAACCGAATAATACTAAACCCCAAAGGCTACAACGTgaattttctaatatttttatttttcacttcaTCTCTTCTGTCTCCATCGTCGACTCTTCTGTCTTCATCTCACTGTTAGTTTTTTAtcgtttaaaacacattttgcCATATGGTtcccaaagatacttaaaaaaacagcaaacttcaagcattcttgatctaaacacgtttaaaacacgttccGTTTTTATGGCATTTTAAGACTTGAtttctttcaccaacttgaagctaacaCAATGGACCATATTTCTCATGGTATTACCtttaactcaaattcaattcacggACCCCagaaattgagctataaactgacagatttgctgaaaaatatttattaaatgatgactcctaactctaAATGAACATATATCACTTTGAGAGTGTATTGACTATGTTAACAACAACGAACAACACCATAACCTAGTCACATtactcaataagactttgggcatgtgtggtatatgaatttagaattggtgttggatgatattcaataatatgtcttaaaacttataataaGACATGAGATGTAtaggcattaatgttagatattgtagttgttttgaacactagatgcagatatgcatataataattccttaatttatatgagtatactacccATGTTTTTAGTCTCGTTtgtttgaaaactacacgtttaaaactcgtaccgttcgtttttcgatttttactattttttgcttttttttttccgtttatTTGACCGTATCATTCGAAAAAAATTACTGTTTAAAATCCGTACCAtccgtttcccttttttttgccGTTCTCTTTCATGCCTTGtttcttcaaggcaaagatgagACATTCCTAAGCCTTGTACAAATCGAAGAAGTGAATCAAACAAAACAGAATAAATAAAACCGAATACAGACAATCGATTAGGAATCAAATAAAACTGAACCAATTcggttttgttttggtttgaggttatgaaaaaataatcataacctaaaccaaacaacTTGACACCTTTTGTGGCGAATCCAAATTATTCCCTAAACTTCTCtggaaatttgaaaatttcccattttctGGCGGATTACCTAGGAAACTTTCCAATAAGAAGAAATGGCATTCAGACAAAAATCCGGGCGACCTTAATTATCTTTCGTGTTATGAGTTCATTTCAGTGgtgaaatttgatttgatttctataAAAAGCTCCTTTGTAATCAAAAGTAGTATCCTTACAGCCATCCATGCACATCTTTGCTtaatctttcctttccttttcttctttgtccaTATCCTTAACCAAGATTATGTGACCAAAACTACCcatttacatttttctttttggtttcaatttcttaTGTGACCAAAACTACCcatttacctttttctttttggtttcaatttcaatcaATAAAATCATGTCAAACCCTTCAATGACTAGGGTGTTTTAGTCAACATGACCAGTCTAATGCTCTAAGGAACCATGGTGTGAATGGATGACTGAATGATTGAAATTTCGTTTCCCTAATTTCTTTCCTTCAATAGCACATTTAACTGAAAATGTAGCTTTTGCTTTTGCAGCTCACACTAGACTTGTTTCTCTCCTTAATGGATGCCAAATGGCCCAAGGAATCCTTTATATCTAACAGTTCACACCATCAGTGCattgtgctctctctctctctctctctctctctctggttttcTGAAGCAGAAGAGAAATGATGAGTTCCCACAGGTTCCAAATCTTAGTTTTGATCTCAGTAACATATCTCTTTACACTCACTCATGGTTGGGGAAAAGATGGACATACCACTATCTGCAGGATTGCTCAGGTTATAGTCTCACTTCTTGAatatcattatattttttttcgtctcctcccccaccccacccccttcccttttttttccctttcaaatGCTCCTTAGTTCTATACCTCTATTTTTAACTCTCTGGTTTTTCATTGTTGCCTCTCTGATCTCCTTCATACCGACATGAATTTTTTAGCTTAAGCTGGTGAACTaagtttttgaaattcaaatcaCCCACCACtaatttttatgattccttCATATGATATTTTTTGTCCATGTCACTACAGCCAAGATTAAGCAAAGCTGCAGCAGATGCTGTGAAGCAACTGCTACCAGATTATGCTGAGAATGATCTTGCAAGTCTCTGCTTGTGGGCAGATCGCATCAAATTCCGATACCATTGGTCTTCTGCACTTCACTACATTGACACCCCAGATAAGCTCTGCAAGTACCAGTACAGCAGTGAGCAACCACTTCCTTTCTCAGACAAAAAAACACTAGTTTTGGCTATGACTTTGGTTTGTGTCTGTTGGCTATGGTTTAGTGTATACAGATACAAATGCAAGATTGCACAAAAACTACACTAAAATTTGTAGTTTTTTCGTACAATGTGTATTTTATACAAGCAAGTACTGGATGATATGAATGCAACACTAATTGATTGTTATTCataaattttaataattattatGTATGAAATGGCAGCCTAGTGTCATTGTTTCTTGTTCTGTACCATGATATTTCGGCATCGACTGTATGATAATCATGATGGTACTATTCCCCTCTCACTTGGGATTCTTTATTATTTAGGCTCTCCTGCTTTGGCCATGTGTGCATCATATGGATTATACTGTTTTCTGCACTGCCATTCGTCTGTCATGCAGATTCCTCCCCACACCGGCTTTGTgggaaaccctctccctaatGATGATTATATTATGTAAACTGTAACTGCTTTGACAACATAACCTGTAAAGAACAAGTTCACTTTTAATGTGCAGGGGACTGCAAGGATGAAAATGAGGAGAAAGATAGGTGTGTCGCCGGAGCTATTAATAATTACACCAATCAGCTTCTCAGCTACAGTAGTGCATCAACCAAAGCTGAATGTAAGACCTCCAGCTGATTCTGTTATATTTCTTCTCAGAAAagctaatttaatttttttcaatagATCTTCTGTTCatcttcatgtatttcacaACAAAAATACAACATTCTTTTCTTGTGCTTCACTGATTATAATCTGTCCTGATCTTGAAATGTACACGTACAGTAGAAGAATAACAAATCTTGGCAATATTTCTTTGCATCTCATATCATATTCTATTCAGATATGATTTTGTAGTTCATTTAACAGAGTCTTGAGTCATAATGTACATTCTCTGATATTTTCTAATTTGTGGTAAATGCATTTATTTCATATAATGGATGTGGAAACAATCAGATAATCTCACAGAAgcacttctcttcctttctcattTGATTGGAGACATCCATCAGGTATTTTGCTAATCAGAGTTGTGTTTGTCTTCTGATATGGAATAATGGTTCAAATTTTAGTTCTCCCTCCTAACTTTTGATGGTGGCTGTGTATTGCAGCCACTACATGTAGGTTTCACTTCAGATAGGGGAGGTAATACCATTGATGTCCATTGGTACAAGAGGAAAACTGAACTACACCATGTgagtttgtttcttatttttccccAAGAGTTTGAATGTATTTCATAAAAATACCCACAAATACTTTCTGCAAAT
Protein-coding regions in this window:
- the LOC122057419 gene encoding endonuclease 2, translating into MMSSHRFQILVLISVTYLFTLTHGWGKDGHTTICRIAQPRLSKAAADAVKQLLPDYAENDLASLCLWADRIKFRYHWSSALHYIDTPDKLCKYQYSRDCKDENEEKDRCVAGAINNYTNQLLSYSSASTKAEYNLTEALLFLSHLIGDIHQPLHVGFTSDRGGNTIDVHWYKRKTELHHVWDASIIETSVERFYDSNVEDLIKGIQKNITGVLADQVEEWEKCNSNETACPDKYASESIKVACDWAYKGVTEDSVLEDDYFLSRLPTVNLLLAKGGVRLAATLNRIFG